From Halotia branconii CENA392, the proteins below share one genomic window:
- a CDS encoding DUF4440 domain-containing protein, with the protein MEADDSLKKLLYNLEKLLLQPDLRKSAPDVADLLADEFIEFGSSGRIFDKQQIIENLQNETLTRRSITKFNTSVLAAGVVLVTYCVVRYNTSGEQPVYSLRSSIWKLVNDQWKIVFHQGTLTRES; encoded by the coding sequence ATGGAAGCAGACGATTCACTCAAAAAACTTCTTTATAACCTTGAAAAGCTTTTGCTTCAACCAGATTTAAGAAAATCAGCACCAGATGTTGCAGACTTACTAGCTGACGAGTTTATCGAGTTTGGAAGCTCAGGGCGCATCTTTGACAAGCAACAAATTATCGAGAACTTGCAGAATGAAACCTTAACTCGAAGGTCGATTACAAAATTTAACACTTCAGTTCTGGCAGCCGGAGTTGTTCTGGTTACTTATTGTGTAGTCAGATACAATACTTCAGGTGAACAACCTGTTTATTCGCTGCGAAGTTCTATATGGAAATTAGTCAATGATCAATGGAAAATAGTCTTTCATCAAGGTACTCTGACGAGGGAATCATAG
- the rsmD gene encoding 16S rRNA (guanine(966)-N(2))-methyltransferase RsmD, giving the protein MTLRIYGNRQIKTLPGQETRPTSSRVREAVFNIWQGKIAGCRWLDICAGTGSMGAEALCRGASLVVGIEQSSRACATIQQNWQQVADTGQEWRVLRGNVTQQLKSLVGKQFDRIYFDPPYASGLYQPVLEAIADYDLLDINGELAAEHNPQGWTPPVIPTWEICRQKIYGNTALTFYRIMDEGDEAKDE; this is encoded by the coding sequence ATGACTCTAAGAATCTACGGCAATCGTCAAATTAAAACTTTACCCGGACAAGAAACCAGACCTACTAGTTCGCGGGTAAGAGAAGCAGTTTTTAATATTTGGCAGGGTAAAATTGCAGGTTGTCGCTGGTTGGATATTTGTGCTGGTACTGGTTCAATGGGCGCAGAAGCCTTGTGTAGAGGAGCCAGTTTAGTAGTAGGAATTGAACAATCGAGCCGAGCCTGTGCAACTATTCAACAAAATTGGCAGCAGGTGGCTGATACTGGGCAAGAATGGCGGGTATTGCGAGGAAATGTTACCCAACAATTAAAAAGCTTAGTCGGAAAACAATTTGACAGAATTTACTTTGATCCACCTTATGCTAGTGGATTGTATCAACCAGTTTTAGAAGCGATCGCTGACTATGATTTACTGGATATCAATGGTGAACTAGCAGCAGAACATAATCCCCAAGGTTGGACACCTCCAGTAATACCCACTTGGGAAATTTGCCGCCAAAAAATTTACGGTAACACAGCACTGACTTTCTATAGAATAATGGACGAAGGGGATGAAGCCAAAGATGAATAA
- a CDS encoding Uma2 family endonuclease, whose amino-acid sequence MTSSAYKIRVKNAASKNTVPTLENGDKLTQAEFERRYDAMPHLKKADLIEGIVYMASPLRITQHGEPHAAIIGWLMLYKASTPGVQLGDNCTVRLDADNEPQPDALLRIEVGGQSKISEDGYVEGAPELIAEIAASSVSIDTHEKLKVYRRNQVQEYIVWRFQDGELDWFRLAQGNYILLESNSQGIIKSEVFPGLWLDKQALLAGNLARVIEILQQGLTTIEHQNKVLIEKDRK is encoded by the coding sequence ATGACTTCAAGTGCGTACAAAATTCGTGTCAAAAACGCTGCTTCCAAAAACACAGTACCGACTTTGGAAAACGGCGACAAACTGACTCAAGCCGAGTTTGAACGTCGTTATGATGCGATGCCACACCTGAAAAAAGCGGACTTAATCGAAGGAATTGTTTACATGGCATCCCCACTACGAATTACACAACATGGTGAACCCCATGCTGCAATCATTGGTTGGTTGATGCTTTATAAAGCTTCAACTCCTGGAGTCCAATTAGGAGATAATTGTACTGTACGCCTTGATGCAGATAACGAACCTCAACCAGATGCACTGCTGAGAATTGAAGTAGGTGGACAATCCAAGATTAGTGAAGATGGCTACGTGGAAGGTGCGCCAGAGTTAATTGCTGAAATTGCTGCCAGTAGTGTTTCAATTGATACACATGAAAAACTCAAGGTTTACCGTCGCAACCAAGTACAAGAATATATAGTTTGGCGCTTTCAAGACGGAGAATTGGATTGGTTTAGGCTAGCACAAGGGAACTATATTCTGCTTGAGTCTAATTCACAAGGAATTATTAAAAGTGAAGTTTTTCCAGGGTTATGGTTAGACAAACAAGCGCTGCTAGCGGGAAATTTAGCGAGAGTAATTGAGATATTGCAGCAAGGATTAACAACAATTGAGCATCAGAATAAGGTATTAATAGAGAAGGACAGGAAGTAA
- a CDS encoding cytochrome c: MDNQITKPETLTQRLAVFALAILLAVPLGIFGVQIVRASDPYVKSVLSLTGDPIQGHAIFQINCAGCHGLEADGRVGPSLQAVSKHKSRYGLIHQVISGETPPMPKFQPSTQEMADLLSYLETL, translated from the coding sequence TTGGATAACCAGATTACCAAACCTGAAACTCTGACTCAGCGGCTTGCTGTATTTGCTTTGGCAATACTGCTAGCAGTCCCTTTGGGCATTTTTGGTGTTCAGATAGTTCGAGCTTCTGATCCATACGTCAAAAGTGTGCTTTCTCTTACAGGAGACCCAATTCAAGGACATGCTATTTTTCAAATTAATTGTGCTGGTTGTCATGGACTGGAAGCAGATGGACGAGTAGGCCCTAGTTTGCAAGCTGTCTCAAAGCACAAATCCCGCTATGGACTGATTCATCAAGTTATTAGCGGCGAAACACCACCTATGCCCAAATTCCAGCCTAGTACTCAAGAAATGGCTGATCTCTTAAGCTATTTAGAAACTTTATAA
- the petG gene encoding cytochrome b6-f complex subunit V yields the protein MVEPLLSGIVLGLIVVTLAGLFYAAYKQYKRPNELGG from the coding sequence GTGGTTGAACCCCTGCTATCAGGTATTGTCCTTGGTTTAATTGTAGTTACCCTCGCTGGGCTATTTTACGCTGCCTATAAGCAATACAAGCGTCCTAACGAGTTGGGAGGTTAA
- a CDS encoding type II toxin-antitoxin system HicB family antitoxin, which translates to MECPSLNGCISQGKTQEEALSNIKEAIMGYVTALEEDGLSVPEENFETFLVVV; encoded by the coding sequence GTGGAATGTCCAAGTTTGAACGGATGTATCAGCCAGGGAAAAACTCAAGAAGAGGCTTTATCCAACATCAAGGAGGCTATTATGGGATACGTGACTGCTCTAGAGGAAGATGGCTTATCTGTGCCAGAAGAAAATTTTGAAACATTCCTGGTAGTTGTGTGA
- a CDS encoding DUF433 domain-containing protein, with protein MTAAPTLAKQYIEQRDQGYWIAGTRISLESVVYGFLNGESPESIAQNFPLLSLEQVYGTIAFYLANQELIDAYLRKAEEEFEKLQRSLREKNIPLYQKLKTAQIQKQSQA; from the coding sequence ATGACAGCAGCACCAACCCTAGCCAAACAATATATTGAACAACGAGATCAAGGATATTGGATTGCAGGGACTCGCATCTCTCTTGAATCAGTTGTGTATGGCTTTTTAAATGGTGAATCTCCTGAAAGCATTGCTCAAAATTTTCCGTTGCTCTCGCTGGAACAAGTTTATGGTACTATTGCCTTCTATCTTGCTAATCAAGAACTCATTGATGCCTATTTAAGAAAAGCTGAAGAAGAATTTGAAAAACTTCAACGGTCTCTAAGAGAGAAAAATATACCTTTGTATCAGAAACTAAAAACAGCTCAAATACAAAAGCAAAGTCAAGCATGA